In Equus przewalskii isolate Varuska chromosome 31, EquPr2, whole genome shotgun sequence, one genomic interval encodes:
- the RGS1 gene encoding regulator of G-protein signaling 1 — MPGMFFSENPKDLKGTDQSLLDDKTQKRRPKTFGMDVKAYLRSMIPHLESGMKSSKSKDILSADEVMQWSQSLEKLLANQTGQDVFGNFLKSEFSEENIEFWLACEDYKKTESDLLRCKAEKIYKAFVHSDAAKQINIDFHTRESTAKKIKAPTLTCFDEAQKVIYTLMEKDSYPRFLKSNIYLNLLNDLQANSLK, encoded by the exons ATGCCAGGAATGTTCTTCTCTGAGAATCCAAAGGACTTGAAAGGAACGGATCAGTCACTTCTAGACGACAAAACGCAAAAAAGGAGGCCAAAGACTTT tGGGATGGACGTGAAAGCATATCTGAGATCTATGATCCCACATCTGGAATCTGGAATGAAATCTTCTAAGTCTAAGGACAT ACTCTCTGCTGATGAAGTAATGCAATGGTCTCAGTCTCTGGAAAAACTTCTTGCCAACCAAA CTGGTCAAGATGTCTTTGGAAATTTCCTAAAGTCTGAGTTCAGTGAGGAGAATATTGAGTTCTGGCTGGCTTGTGAAGACTATAAAAAAACAGAGTCTGATCTTTTGCGTtgcaaagcagagaaaatatacaaagcgTTTGTGCATTCAGATGCTGCTAAACAA ATCAATATTGACTTTCACACTCGAGAATCGACAGCCAAGAAGATCAAAGCACCAACCCTCACATGTTTTGATGAAGCCCAGAAAGTCATATACACGCTTATGGAAAAGGACTCCTACCCCAGGTTCCTCAAATCAAATATATACTTAAATCTGCTGAATGACCTTCAGGCTAATAGTCTCAAGTGA